TACCAGTGCGAGAACTCAGTGGCCCAGAAAGCTCTCCCCTGTGTGGCTTCGCGCATCTCATCAGCTAGGTTGAAGGACTCGCTGACTGGTATCTCCCCAAGCACTCTCATCAGCGCGCCACGCTGCTCCAAGTTTAAGATCTTGCCTCTGTGCCTATTCAAAACGTTTAACGCTCCGCTTAGCCACTCCTGCGGGACTCGCACCTCGATTTTTAGAACGGGCTCGAGGAGCGTCGGTGCAGCATCCATGAAGCTGGCGAAGATGGCGTTCTTAGTGGCTGGCATTATCTGGGCAGGTCCCCTGTGTGCCGGATCTTCGTGAAGCTGAGCATCGACGAGAACCACCTTGACACCCCTTATGGGCTCCTGGGCTAGTGGTCCAGCTTGCATAGCCCACCGGAAGCCCTGAACTATCGTATCGGCCACCTCGCGCAGGTACTGAACGCCCGTCGTCCTATTGACGAATATGTTGAAGTTCTCGTCGATGTCCCAGATCCCTCTCGCCTCATCGGTATCCCAGCCGGCGTACTCCCTCAGCAGTTTAGCCCGCTCCCTCCACTCTTGGTCCGCATACACCTTGCCCTCCTGCATGAGTTTCAAAGTCTCCTCGTTCAGAGGTTCGACGTAGATGTAGAGCCTGTTGTGCTTGTTTGGCGATTTGCCCTCGAATACGTTGCCGCGCTTCCTTACGGTCTCCCTGTACCTAACGATTGGCTGCGATGTGATTATGTCTAGATTAGTCCTTTGCTTTAGGTCCCAGAGTACGATTTCCAAGTGCAGGGTACCCATGCCGCTGATGAGGTATTCACCAGTCTCCTCGTTTATGTAGACCTTTAGGGTGGGATCCTCGATAGCGAGCTTTCTTAGCGAATCGACAAGTTTGGGTAGATCGCTGCTCCTCTTTGGTTCCACAGCGATAGTTACTACTGGCTCGCTGATGTAGCTCATCCGCTCAAACGGAACCATTGAATCCTTGTACTTAATGTCAACTACCGTTTCGCCAGCCCTTGCCTTCTCCAACCCCAGTAAAGCTACGATGTTTCCAGCGCTCACTTCATCGATTTTCTCCCTGTAGGGTCCCATGTACAGGCTGACCTGGAGAACCTTACCGCCATCCCTCGCGTTGACAAGCCATACTTCGTCACCCGGCCTTACTGTTCCACTGAAGACTCTGCCAGTCGCTACGAAGCCCGCGTGAGGGTCGGCTACAACCTTGCTGATCGCTATCACCAGCGGACCCTCCGGGTTGCACTCCAGCATCGCTCTACCGATTTCCCCATTCAAGTCGCCTT
The sequence above is drawn from the Thermofilaceae archaeon genome and encodes:
- a CDS encoding elongation factor EF-2, with the translated sequence MVRFKQVEEIARIMKNVEQVRNIGTLAHVDHGKTTTSDSLLMAAGLLSPKVAGKALALDYVEIEQLRQMTVKAANISLYHEWRGKPYVINLVDTPGHVDFTGHVTRSLRLMDGGLVVVDAVEGVMTQTETVVRQGLNEYVRPLLFINKVDRLIKELRLSPQEIQQRFVEIVRDFNMLIEMYADPEFKDKWKVDFRKGQVAFGSALHKWGLTVPIAVEKGVKFDYIIDAYERGYYDQLANDFPLHVALLDMIVEHVPNPREAQKYRVPKLWKGDLNGEIGRAMLECNPEGPLVIAISKVVADPHAGFVATGRVFSGTVRPGDEVWLVNARDGGKVLQVSLYMGPYREKIDEVSAGNIVALLGLEKARAGETVVDIKYKDSMVPFERMSYISEPVVTIAVEPKRSSDLPKLVDSLRKLAIEDPTLKVYINEETGEYLISGMGTLHLEIVLWDLKQRTNLDIITSQPIVRYRETVRKRGNVFEGKSPNKHNRLYIYVEPLNEETLKLMQEGKVYADQEWRERAKLLREYAGWDTDEARGIWDIDENFNIFVNRTTGVQYLREVADTIVQGFRWAMQAGPLAQEPIRGVKVVLVDAQLHEDPAHRGPAQIMPATKNAIFASFMDAAPTLLEPVLKIEVRVPQEWLSGALNVLNRHRGKILNLEQRGALMRVLGEIPVSESFNLADEMREATQGRAFWATEFSHWYPVPQSVLTDLIMEIRKRKGLPPRLPTVEDFVTL